From Bordetella flabilis, the proteins below share one genomic window:
- a CDS encoding ABC transporter ATP-binding protein: MTATADVKDTPPLLELRDLEVAYGGIRAVRGVSLVVHPGELVCLIGANGAGKSSTLRAVCGLVPAAGGEVRYRGTPIRGRRPHELVREGLIMVPEGRGIFGQLTIEENLAMGAYVRRDAAAIRADTERVFEQFPRLAERRKQAAGTLSGGEQQMVALGRAMIARPTLLLLDEPSMGLAPLMVEKVFEVIRDIAADGVTILLIEQNARLALEHSKRGYVMESGELILAGEGRALLNDRKVRAAYLGELETA; encoded by the coding sequence ATGACAGCAACCGCCGATGTGAAAGACACCCCCCCTTTGCTGGAACTCCGGGATCTGGAAGTGGCCTACGGCGGCATCCGCGCGGTGCGCGGCGTAAGCCTGGTCGTCCATCCTGGGGAACTGGTTTGCCTCATTGGTGCCAACGGCGCCGGCAAGAGCTCTACCTTGCGGGCGGTGTGCGGACTCGTTCCGGCTGCAGGTGGGGAAGTCCGTTATCGCGGCACCCCCATCCGGGGCCGTCGGCCGCACGAGCTGGTGCGCGAGGGGCTCATCATGGTGCCGGAGGGCCGCGGCATATTCGGCCAGCTCACCATCGAGGAAAACCTGGCGATGGGCGCCTATGTGCGGCGGGATGCGGCGGCGATTCGAGCCGACACCGAGCGGGTGTTCGAACAGTTCCCGCGCCTGGCGGAACGCCGCAAGCAAGCGGCTGGCACGTTGTCCGGTGGCGAGCAGCAAATGGTCGCCTTGGGCCGGGCCATGATCGCGCGGCCCACGCTGCTGTTGCTGGACGAGCCTTCCATGGGACTGGCTCCGCTGATGGTGGAGAAGGTCTTCGAAGTCATACGCGACATTGCGGCCGATGGGGTCACCATCCTGCTGATCGAGCAGAACGCTCGTCTGGCTTTGGAGCACAGCAAGCGCGGCTATGTCATGGAATCAGGTGAACTGATTCTGGCCGGCGAGGGCAGGGCCTTGCTGAACGATCGGAAGGTCCGTGCGGCCTATCTGGGCGAGTTGGAAACGGCCTGA
- a CDS encoding Nramp family divalent metal transporter translates to MTNLIFAISGGKAILPGDGKLRAGLRRLVGSGLLVAVGYIDPGNWATDIAGGSRFGYHLLMVVFAAAFLALGFQILVSRLALATGEDLAALTVRHLPRPLARAAWLAGEAAILATALAELIGGAIALRLLFGIPLTAGVAMTGAGTYAVLLFARNNADRHEQVIGLLLAIVSVSFVFLLFKANPDWTAVAQGTVRPISALRDPAGFMIALGIIGATLMPHNLYLHSGSLAQRAKDLPPSTRRIAMRVARNDTLFSLGIATLINAAIMIVAAASLSGTGLEIASLDQAHAVIGKTLGVAAAVVFAVALYAAGQSSTITGVLAGKVLSNGFSTGGWSDRKRALITRAVAGVAAMAMLGYSGGQDPDQLLVLSQVILSLALPFALVPLVMLAVRRDVMKAYALTGIWRALAVGATATIILLDAYLLIAQAM, encoded by the coding sequence GTGACGAACCTCATCTTCGCGATCTCAGGCGGCAAGGCGATACTGCCGGGCGACGGAAAACTTCGCGCCGGCCTGCGCCGCCTGGTTGGTTCGGGCCTGCTGGTCGCTGTCGGCTACATCGACCCCGGCAACTGGGCCACCGATATCGCGGGAGGCAGCCGCTTCGGTTATCACCTGCTGATGGTGGTTTTCGCCGCAGCGTTCCTGGCGTTGGGTTTCCAGATACTGGTGTCTCGCCTTGCCCTGGCGACAGGAGAGGATTTGGCCGCGCTGACGGTACGCCACCTTCCCCGGCCGCTGGCACGGGCGGCGTGGCTGGCAGGCGAAGCGGCCATTCTTGCCACGGCCTTGGCCGAATTGATCGGTGGCGCCATCGCGCTGCGCCTGCTGTTCGGCATTCCGCTGACGGCGGGTGTGGCGATGACCGGGGCCGGCACCTATGCCGTTCTGCTTTTCGCGCGCAACAATGCGGACCGCCACGAGCAGGTCATCGGGCTCTTGCTGGCGATCGTGTCGGTGTCCTTTGTCTTTTTACTCTTCAAGGCCAATCCTGACTGGACGGCGGTAGCGCAGGGTACGGTGAGACCGATCTCGGCGCTGCGCGACCCCGCCGGGTTCATGATTGCGCTGGGCATCATCGGCGCGACGCTGATGCCGCACAATCTTTACCTGCACTCTGGATCGCTGGCGCAACGCGCCAAGGACCTGCCCCCGTCGACCCGGCGAATCGCCATGCGCGTCGCGCGCAACGACACGCTGTTCTCGCTGGGCATTGCCACCCTGATCAATGCCGCGATCATGATTGTCGCAGCCGCATCCTTGTCCGGCACCGGCCTGGAAATAGCCAGCCTGGATCAGGCGCATGCAGTCATCGGCAAGACCCTCGGAGTGGCAGCTGCAGTCGTCTTTGCCGTTGCGTTGTATGCGGCGGGCCAGAGTTCGACCATCACGGGCGTGCTGGCGGGCAAGGTACTGTCGAACGGCTTCAGCACCGGTGGCTGGTCGGATCGAAAGCGTGCGCTGATTACCCGAGCGGTCGCGGGTGTGGCGGCCATGGCCATGCTGGGATACAGCGGCGGCCAGGATCCCGATCAGTTGCTGGTGCTCAGCCAGGTCATCCTGAGCCTGGCCTTGCCCTTCGCACTGGTACCGCTTGTCATGCTGGCGGTGAGGCGCGACGTCATGAAGGCCTATGCATTGACCGGAATATGGCGCGCCTTGGCGGTCGGGGCGACAGCAACCATCATCCTGCTCGACGCCTATCTGTTGATCGCACAGGCAATGTAG